One Patescibacteria group bacterium genomic window, TGATTGATGAGGATTTAAATATGTTAATGCCTCTTGCAAAGTTTTCCTCCATAAGAAAATCTTTAAAAAGCGAGGTTTTGAGTTTGCTTAGAGATGAGATTGAACAACTACAAAATTAAAAATTTACTACAAAAACTTAAAAGTTTATTTAATAAGTTAGGGGTCATTATTAAGGACTCTCCCGCCCCTGGGCGGGTGAGTCCTTTGTTAGAATTAGCTTCGGATTTAACTAAGGAGTCTCCTTGTTCCAAGGAAACTCCTTTATCAAAACCAACCGCGAACAAACCTATCGTGGACTCGCTATCTTGCCCATACTGCAACTCACAAAAATATGTTAGGAGAGGAACAAGAATAAAAAAATACGAAAAAGTGCAACTTTATTTATGTCGCGACTGCGGAAAAACTTTTACCCCGCAACCTACCCTTTCGGGAAAACATTACCCGCTAAAAACTATCTTTAGAGCTTTAAGTCTTTATAATTTGGGGTACAGTTTGGAGGAAACTTGTAGGGCAATAAATGTCAAATCTCAAATCTCAAATCTCAAATCCACAGCTCAAATCTCAAAACCGAATACGGAAAAATTCTATTCTTTGCAACCATCAACTTTATCCAGTTGGTTAGATGAGTTTTTGGAATACACAAAATACGCAAGAATGCGAGAATTCGCCAAAAAACTTATGCTTCCAAAAGATACCGTAGTTACCGCAACTTTAGCGCACCAACAGCTTTATCGCTACCGCTTTCATCGCGCTAAATGTCATTTAATGATACAGGAAGAGTACATTCATCGTAGATTCAAACCCTTACAAGAGTTTTTGGAGTTTGTTCCCACCGAATGTCCACACCAATACTTTGCAAACAAAGAATTCTTAAGAGCGTCTGAATCCCCTCTTACTTTCTCTAAAAAACATATGATTGTAAGGTCAAAACAAAATTACGCCACCAAAATGTGCTCTTTTGTACTACAAGGTTCCAAAGACCGCAAACAAAGACATAATGATGTGCAAGATTTCTTTTTATATAATGATTCCGTTACAGTGGCAACCGAAGTGCCGGTTTATTTAACCCGCGAGGATTTGGAACATTTAAAAACACAGCTTGGGTTTGAGTTGTACACAAAATCGGACGGGACGGCGCCAGAAGGCAAGGAAATTTCGGCAGCGGGCGGCCTGCCCCGTTTGATAACGGGGCATATTGACATATTGCAAATAAGAAACGGGCAAATACATATTTTAGATTACAAACCAAACGCCGCCAAAGAACAACCTATTGACCAGCTAACTCTATACGCAATGGGTCTCTCCCGCCTTACAGGACTACGGCTTTTTGAGTTTAAATGCGCTTGGTTTGACGAAGAAAACTATTTTGAATTTTATCCTCTGCATGTTTTGCACAAACCAAGAAAAGCGAGGAGGAGAAAAAAGGTTGAAACTATGGAAGGAACTTATAAAGTTAATAAAGAGTTTGGTAAGGTAAAGTAAAATAATGTCAAATGTAAAAACTCAAATGTCAAATGTTACGAAGTAAGTTCGCTTCGCGAAGTCACAACTAAAATCTTAAATCTAAAAGGCAATTTTTTTATGTTTTAGTTTTAACCTTTGACATGTGGATTTGAGTTTTGAGATTTGAGTTTTGAGATTAAGCTATGTACTACACACCAAAACGACCGGTAAAAAGTTTTCAAGACCTGGAAGTCTATCAAAACCTGCTTTCAGGCAGTGTAAAAATTGCCAAGGCAATAAAGGAAGATGAAGCGCATAATTTAACGAAGGACTCACCCGCCCAAGGGCGGGAGAGTCCTTTTTCGGAAAAGTCAGACGAGTTGATAACAACACCACTTCTTGAAACTGTCCTTTCCCTTCCAAAACAGGTTGCCCGCGCGCACTCAATACGGTTTTCTTACTCTAAAAAAGCTTTGGAAAAACTAGAAGAAGCAATGTATAACTGCAATATGGCCGTTGTTTATTTGGAACAATATCGCGATTTAATGCAAAGCAAAAAAGACGCAGACTTTTTTGAGGAAAATATCAAAAACTATTTAAGAACAAGAGGAAAAATAATGCGATTGCAAAGAAGCTGGGCAAAGTTTGCGAAAGAAAGACAGAGAGAATTGACCTAATTACTAATTTTTTTCAGGCATTTCGCGCAGATTTTAACTTTTACCTTTTTACCATTAATTTCCAAACATTTTACCCGCAAATTGGGATATGTCCGCTTAATAGTTTTAACGGCCGAATGGCTTATTTGGTTCCCTTTTTGGGAACTTTTCCCGCAAAATTGACATTTTCTCATAGTGGTGTCATTCCAGCAAAAGCTGGAATCCAAATATTCCTTCCCTAGATTCCAGCTTTCGCTGGAATGACAGAGTGGATTTAAGTGAGAGTATATCCCATTGACATTAAAAAAGTCAACGGGTAGAATAAAAGTATGGTCAAAAGACCACTGCCTAGGGCGAACGTATAAATGGCCGTAAAGAGCGATTCATCAACGCGATTAGGGATTTCAAATTTTGCGCAACTTTTATTAAGGTCGGCAATGAGAAAACCCACCTCACAGTATGTGAGTCAGCCTGGTCTGCCGTCGCCTTGGGAGGTATTATACGATTTTCAACTAAGGTTTATCCTTTTTTTGTCATCCTGAACTTGATTCAGGATCCAGCCATTCTTTTCTGGATTCCAGCTTTCGCTGGAATGACGGTTTGAATTTACTTCAGTCTCGTAGATTCCTTGTGGGTAGTGGTTTTTCTACAATTTCGGCAATGCTTTTTAATAGCCAGCTTCTCCGTAGTGTTAACTTTGTTTTTCTCCGTTATGTAGTTTGCGCTTTTGCATTTCTCGCAAACCAATTTTAATAAAATTCGCGATGTTCTTGCCATAATTTGAAAATGGTAACATTTTTAAATTCAAAATTCAAGATTTAACAAAGGTTTCTCCTTCTTCAAAGGAGAAACCTTATTCAAATTCAAATCTCCGAGCCGAAGATGGGAATCGAACCCATAACCTCTTTCTTACCAAGAAAGTACTCTGCCATTGAGCCACTTCGGCAATTTTGGCAGGTCTGCCAGGATTTGAACCCGGAATAATGGTTTTGGAGACCATTGTGATGCCATTTCACTACAGACCTATTTTACGAACTCCCCGAGCCTACGGCTC contains:
- the rpmB gene encoding 50S ribosomal protein L28 — its product is MRKCQFCGKSSQKGNQISHSAVKTIKRTYPNLRVKCLEINGKKVKVKICAKCLKKISN
- the rpmG gene encoding 50S ribosomal protein L33 → MARTSRILLKLVCEKCKSANYITEKNKVNTTEKLAIKKHCRNCRKTTTHKESTRLK